The following proteins are co-located in the Billgrantia tianxiuensis genome:
- the deoC gene encoding deoxyribose-phosphate aldolase, which yields MTELQQAARQALALMDLTSLNEDDSDAVIRELCARANTPAGHPAAVCVYPAFVPTAREALTEQGLAGKVKVATVTNFPHGEADIERAAAETRAAVASGADEVDVVFPYRALMAGDAEVGRALVAACKRECGDAVLKVILETGELKEAGLIDRAGMLAIDGGADFLKTSTGKVAVNATLDAAKILLTAIKASGRDVGFKAAGGVRTVEDAAAYLRLAEQVMGADWITPAHFRFGASGLLGNLLETLGVAEGEGPTEGY from the coding sequence ATGACCGAACTGCAGCAGGCCGCGCGCCAGGCGCTGGCGCTGATGGACCTCACCAGCCTCAACGAGGACGACAGCGACGCCGTCATCCGCGAACTGTGTGCCCGCGCCAACACGCCGGCGGGCCACCCGGCGGCGGTGTGCGTCTATCCCGCCTTCGTGCCAACCGCCCGCGAGGCGCTGACCGAGCAGGGCCTGGCCGGCAAGGTGAAGGTGGCCACGGTGACCAACTTCCCTCACGGCGAGGCGGATATCGAACGCGCCGCGGCCGAGACCCGAGCGGCCGTCGCGTCCGGCGCCGACGAGGTCGACGTGGTCTTCCCCTACCGCGCGCTGATGGCGGGCGACGCCGAGGTCGGCCGTGCGCTGGTTGCCGCCTGCAAGCGCGAGTGCGGCGATGCCGTGCTCAAGGTGATCCTGGAAACCGGCGAATTGAAGGAGGCCGGGCTGATCGACCGCGCCGGCATGCTGGCCATCGACGGCGGCGCCGACTTCCTCAAGACCTCCACCGGCAAGGTGGCCGTCAATGCCACCCTGGACGCCGCCAAGATCCTGCTCACCGCGATCAAGGCGAGCGGCCGTGACGTCGGCTTCAAGGCCGCCGGCGGCGTGCGCACCGTCGAGGATGCCGCCGCCTACCTGCGCCTCGCCGAGCAGGTAATGGGGGCGGATTGGATCACCCCGGCGCACTTCCGCTTCGGTGCCTCGGGGCTGCTCGGCAACCTGCTCGAAACCCTTGGCGTTGCTGAGGGCGAGGGGCCCACGGAGGGTTACTGA
- a CDS encoding NupC/NupG family nucleoside CNT transporter yields the protein MTAIMSLVGMATLIAIALVFSTNRRDIRLRTVGGAFAIQAGIGAFVLYVPFGQAVLQTISAGVSQVVLYANDGIDFLFGGLADVDNIGFVFAIRVLPVIIFFSSLIAVLYYLGIMQWVIRLLGGALQKALGTSRTESLSATANIFVGQTEAPLVVRPFIARMTPSQLFAVMCGGLASVAGSVLAGYAALGIPMEYLVAASFMAAPGGLLFAKLIMPETETPVDDVEEANEVIEEEDKPVNVLDAAAAGATAGLRLAANVGAMLLAFIGLIALINGMLGGVGGWIGVEQLSLELILGWLFAPLAFVLGVPWEEATLAGSFIGQKLVVNEFVAFINLSPYVEGTSMVVNTGQAMSGHTVAILSFALCGFANLSSIAILLGGLGSIAPSRRHDIARFGIKAVLAGTLSNLMSAAIAGFFLSIGGVI from the coding sequence ATGACCGCCATCATGAGCCTGGTCGGCATGGCGACGCTGATCGCCATCGCCCTCGTCTTTTCTACCAACCGGCGCGACATCCGCCTGCGAACCGTGGGCGGCGCCTTCGCCATCCAGGCCGGCATCGGCGCCTTCGTGCTCTACGTGCCGTTCGGCCAGGCGGTGCTGCAGACCATTTCCGCCGGCGTCAGCCAGGTGGTGCTCTACGCCAACGACGGCATCGACTTCCTGTTCGGCGGCCTGGCCGACGTCGACAACATCGGCTTCGTGTTCGCCATTCGGGTGCTGCCGGTGATCATCTTCTTCTCCTCGCTGATCGCCGTGCTCTACTACCTCGGCATCATGCAGTGGGTGATTCGCCTCCTCGGCGGCGCGCTGCAGAAGGCGCTGGGCACCTCGCGCACCGAATCGCTCTCGGCCACCGCCAACATCTTCGTCGGCCAGACCGAGGCGCCGCTGGTGGTGCGTCCCTTCATCGCTCGCATGACCCCCTCCCAGCTGTTCGCGGTGATGTGCGGCGGGCTGGCCTCGGTGGCGGGCTCGGTGCTGGCCGGCTACGCGGCGCTGGGCATCCCCATGGAGTACCTGGTGGCGGCCTCGTTCATGGCCGCCCCCGGCGGGCTGCTGTTCGCCAAGCTGATCATGCCCGAGACCGAGACACCGGTGGACGACGTCGAGGAGGCCAACGAGGTCATCGAGGAGGAGGACAAGCCGGTCAACGTGCTCGACGCGGCGGCGGCCGGGGCCACGGCGGGGCTACGCCTGGCAGCCAACGTCGGCGCCATGTTGCTCGCTTTCATCGGCCTGATCGCGTTGATCAACGGCATGCTCGGCGGGGTGGGCGGCTGGATCGGCGTCGAGCAACTGAGCCTGGAACTGATCCTCGGCTGGCTGTTCGCGCCGCTCGCCTTCGTGCTCGGTGTGCCCTGGGAGGAGGCGACCCTGGCCGGCTCCTTCATCGGCCAGAAGCTGGTGGTCAACGAGTTCGTCGCCTTCATCAACCTGTCGCCCTACGTCGAGGGTACGTCGATGGTGGTCAATACCGGCCAGGCCATGAGCGGCCATACCGTGGCCATCCTCTCCTTCGCCCTGTGCGGCTTCGCCAACCTCTCATCGATCGCCATCCTGCTCGGCGGCCTGGGCAGCATCGCCCCCAGCCGGCGCCACGACATCGCCCGCTTCGGGATCAAGGCGGTGCTGGCCGGCACGCTCTCCAACCTGATGTCGGCGGCCATTGCCGGCTTCTTCCTCTCCATAGGCGGGGTGATCTGA
- a CDS encoding anaerobic ribonucleoside-triphosphate reductase activating protein, translating to MIATDLDPPALAPLDGIRLPIAGLTQMTTLDYPDHLACVVFLQGCPLRCGYCHNGHMMPPRRGDESEWQAVREFLESRRGLLEAVVFSGGEPTLHNALPAAVREVKAMGFKVGLHTAGPYPARLSRLLPWLDWVGLDVKGRGGDFDRICGRPGIWQRNSQSLMALLDGGVDFECRTTVHWRDFSLAEVERLALTLADCGVRRYAIQVARTRQCLDPAYCQPVENAPPRAMLAGLVRRLGPHFERIEFRE from the coding sequence ATGATCGCCACCGACCTCGACCCGCCCGCCCTCGCGCCTCTCGACGGCATCCGCCTCCCCATTGCCGGCCTGACCCAGATGACCACCCTGGACTATCCGGATCACCTGGCCTGCGTGGTGTTCCTGCAGGGCTGTCCGCTGCGCTGCGGCTACTGCCACAACGGCCACATGATGCCGCCGCGCCGCGGCGACGAGAGCGAGTGGCAGGCGGTACGGGAGTTCCTGGAGAGCCGCCGGGGCCTGCTCGAGGCGGTGGTGTTCAGCGGCGGCGAGCCGACGCTGCACAACGCCCTGCCGGCGGCGGTACGCGAGGTGAAGGCGATGGGCTTCAAGGTCGGCTTGCACACCGCCGGCCCCTACCCGGCGCGGCTCTCGCGGCTGCTGCCGTGGCTCGACTGGGTGGGGCTCGACGTGAAGGGACGCGGGGGCGACTTCGACCGCATCTGCGGGCGCCCCGGCATCTGGCAGCGCAACAGCCAGAGCCTGATGGCGCTGCTCGACGGCGGCGTCGACTTCGAATGCCGCACCACCGTGCACTGGCGCGACTTCTCGCTGGCCGAGGTGGAGCGTCTGGCACTGACCCTGGCCGACTGCGGCGTACGCCGCTACGCCATCCAGGTGGCCCGCACCCGCCAGTGCCTCGACCCGGCCTACTGCCAGCCGGTGGAGAACGCTCCGCCACGGGCGATGCTGGCCGGGCTGGTCAGGCGCCTGGGGCCGCACTTCGAACGCATCGAGTTCAGGGAGTGA
- the nrdD gene encoding anaerobic ribonucleoside-triphosphate reductase: MTNIDTLPTEQRQRCEVWTRVMGYHRPVSQFNVGKRAEHRERRHFTERAADLTP; encoded by the coding sequence ATGACGAACATCGACACCCTGCCCACCGAACAACGCCAGCGCTGCGAGGTCTGGACCCGCGTGATGGGCTACCACCGCCCGGTCAGCCAGTTCAACGTCGGCAAGCGCGCCGAGCACCGCGAGCGCCGTCACTTCACCGAGCGGGCCGCCGACCTGACGCCCTGA
- a CDS encoding phosphopentomutase — translation MTRAIVLVLDSFGIGAAPDAVDFGDAGADTLGHIAAACARGECDGAAREGPLALPNLARLGLFHAHREGTGNWAKGVEVPAEVIGAYGHAREISSGKDTPSGHWEIAGVPVRFDWGYFFDLEDSFPPELLQALEHEAGLPGVLGNCHASGTEIIARLGEEHMASGKPIVYTSGDSVFQIAAHEEAFGLERLYALCETARRLLEPYNIGRVIARPFVGASAADFTRTANRRDYSVEPPTPTVLQKLESDGGEVIAIGKIADIYAHCGVTRTLKASGHDALMDTTLGALDEAGERSLVMTNFVDFDTLYGHRRNVAGYAAALEAFDARLPELLARLRDDDLLVITADHGCDPTWHGSDHTRERVPVLALGAGLTPGSLGARETFADIGQSLASHLGLSPMNDGTSFLPKPIAA, via the coding sequence ATGACCCGCGCCATCGTGCTGGTACTCGACTCCTTCGGCATCGGCGCGGCACCCGATGCGGTGGACTTCGGCGACGCCGGGGCCGATACCCTGGGCCATATCGCCGCCGCCTGTGCTCGCGGTGAATGTGACGGTGCGGCTCGGGAGGGCCCGCTCGCGTTGCCCAACCTGGCACGGCTGGGGCTGTTCCACGCCCACCGCGAAGGCACCGGCAACTGGGCCAAGGGCGTCGAGGTGCCAGCCGAGGTGATCGGCGCCTACGGTCACGCCCGGGAGATCTCCTCCGGCAAGGACACCCCCTCGGGACACTGGGAGATCGCCGGTGTGCCGGTGCGTTTCGACTGGGGCTACTTCTTCGACCTCGAGGATAGCTTCCCGCCGGAGCTGCTCCAGGCGCTCGAGCACGAAGCGGGACTGCCCGGCGTGCTGGGCAACTGCCATGCCTCGGGCACCGAGATCATCGCCCGCCTCGGTGAGGAACACATGGCCAGCGGCAAGCCCATCGTCTACACCTCGGGCGACTCGGTGTTCCAGATCGCTGCCCACGAGGAGGCCTTCGGCCTCGAGCGGCTCTACGCCCTGTGCGAGACCGCCCGGCGCCTGCTCGAGCCCTACAACATCGGCCGGGTGATCGCGCGGCCCTTCGTCGGTGCGAGTGCGGCGGACTTCACCCGTACCGCCAACCGTCGCGACTACAGCGTCGAACCGCCGACGCCCACGGTATTGCAGAAGCTCGAGAGCGACGGCGGCGAGGTGATCGCCATCGGCAAGATCGCCGACATCTACGCCCACTGCGGTGTCACGCGCACGCTCAAGGCCAGCGGCCACGATGCGCTGATGGACACCACCCTGGGCGCCCTGGACGAGGCCGGCGAGCGCTCGCTGGTGATGACCAACTTCGTCGACTTCGACACCCTCTACGGTCACCGCCGCAACGTGGCCGGTTACGCCGCCGCGCTGGAGGCCTTCGACGCGCGCCTGCCCGAGCTGCTGGCCAGGCTGCGCGACGACGACCTGCTGGTGATCACCGCCGACCACGGCTGCGACCCCACCTGGCACGGCAGCGACCATACCCGCGAACGGGTGCCGGTGCTGGCGCTGGGGGCGGGGCTCACCCCCGGCTCGCTGGGCGCGCGGGAGACCTTCGCTGACATCGGCCAGAGCCTGGCGTCGCACCTGGGCCTTTCGCCCATGAACGACGGCACGAGTTTTCTCCCCAAGCCAATCGCTGCATAG
- the cdd gene encoding cytidine deaminase, whose translation MSDIDPSVVGALIAARGNAYAPYSRHPVGAMVESESGARYFGANVEVAHYKGVCAEASAIAAMVSAGERRLRHVYVIGPGEHLCSPCGDCRQRIREFADAETRIHVVDAEGRLLKRYTMEQLLPDAFGPENLELTP comes from the coding sequence ATGAGCGACATCGATCCGAGCGTCGTCGGCGCGCTGATCGCGGCGCGCGGCAACGCCTACGCGCCCTATTCGCGGCATCCGGTGGGCGCCATGGTGGAGAGCGAGAGCGGCGCGCGTTACTTCGGCGCCAACGTCGAGGTGGCCCACTACAAGGGAGTGTGCGCGGAAGCCTCGGCCATCGCCGCCATGGTCAGCGCCGGCGAGCGGCGCCTGCGTCACGTCTACGTGATCGGCCCCGGTGAGCACCTGTGTTCGCCCTGCGGCGACTGCCGCCAGCGCATCCGCGAGTTCGCCGACGCCGAGACCCGTATCCACGTGGTCGACGCCGAGGGCCGGCTGCTCAAGCGCTACACCATGGAACAGCTCCTGCCCGATGCCTTCGGACCGGAGAATCTGGAACTCACTCCCTGA
- the deoD gene encoding purine-nucleoside phosphorylase — translation MATPHIQGERGIFADTMLMPGDPLRAKHIAETFLEDAREVTSVRNMLGFTGRYRGREISVMGHGMGIPSVSIYAKELITDYGVKRLIRVGSCGAVRDDVAVRDVVIGLGASTDSAVNRTRFMGHDFAAIADFELTRHAVDAAAAQGVPVKVGNLFSADLFYNPQAELFTLMKRYGIVGVEMEAAGLYGVAAEFGGRAMTICTVSDHILKGESLPSEARERSFNEMVEVALDAVLRDDAAGAA, via the coding sequence ATGGCGACTCCCCATATCCAGGGCGAACGCGGCATCTTCGCCGACACCATGCTGATGCCCGGCGACCCGCTGCGTGCCAAGCATATCGCCGAGACCTTCCTCGAGGATGCGCGCGAGGTCACCAGCGTGCGCAACATGCTCGGCTTCACCGGCCGCTACCGCGGCCGTGAGATCTCGGTGATGGGCCACGGCATGGGCATCCCCTCGGTCTCCATCTACGCCAAGGAGCTGATCACCGACTATGGCGTGAAGCGCCTCATCCGGGTCGGCTCCTGCGGCGCGGTGCGCGACGACGTGGCAGTGCGCGACGTGGTGATCGGCCTCGGCGCGAGCACCGATTCGGCGGTCAACCGCACCCGCTTCATGGGCCATGACTTCGCCGCCATCGCCGACTTCGAACTGACCCGACACGCGGTGGACGCCGCCGCGGCCCAGGGCGTGCCGGTCAAGGTGGGCAACCTGTTCTCGGCCGACCTGTTCTACAACCCCCAGGCGGAGCTGTTCACGCTGATGAAGCGCTACGGCATCGTCGGCGTGGAGATGGAGGCGGCGGGACTCTACGGCGTAGCGGCGGAGTTCGGCGGCCGGGCAATGACCATCTGCACGGTCTCGGACCACATCCTCAAGGGCGAGTCGCTGCCCAGCGAGGCCCGCGAGCGCAGCTTCAACGAGATGGTCGAGGTGGCCCTAGATGCAGTGCTGCGCGACGACGCGGCGGGGGCGGCATGA